One genomic region from Microcystis panniformis FACHB-1757 encodes:
- a CDS encoding NAD(P)H-quinone oxidoreductase subunit 5, whose amino-acid sequence MEPLYQYAWLVPVLPLVGATLVGAGLISFNEVTNRLRQVNAVLIISTLGASMVLSFALLWSQINGHAPYNQMIDWASAGNFHLKMGYTIDHLSALMSVIVTTVAFLVMIYTDGYMAHDPGYVRFYAYLSIFSSSMLGLVISPNLVQIYVFWELVGMCSYLLVGFWFTRPAAAEACQKAFVTNRVGDFGLLLGMLGLFWATGSFEFDIMGERLEELVSSGAIAGSLAALFAVLVFLGPVAKSAQFPLHVWLPDAMEGPTPISALIHAATMVAAGVFLIARMYPVFEPIPTAMTVIAWTGAFTAFLGASIALTQNDIKKGLAYSTISQLGYMVMAMGIGAYSAGLFHLMTHAYFKAMLFLGSGSVIHGMEDVVGHEPVLAQDMRMMGGLRKYMPITALTFLVGTLAICGIPPFAGFWSKDEILGLAFEANPSLWLIGWATAGLTAFYMFRMYFNTFEGEFRGTNKEIKRRLLANAGAIPAFGPGAMNVKQLDSEAQEEDNHGHHAHEPHESPITMTLPLMILAVPSLLIGLVGKPWQNFFEGFIHVPNEVVEEVHAFDWTEFLIMAGNSVGIALIGITVASLMYLQKKIDPATIAEKFPVLYRFSLNKWYIDNLYDRVFVQGCRRLARQIMEVDYRVIDGAVNLTGLATLVSGEGLKYLENGRAQFYALIVFAAVLGLVIVYSLV is encoded by the coding sequence ATGGAACCGCTTTATCAGTACGCGTGGCTAGTTCCCGTCCTACCCTTGGTAGGCGCTACCCTAGTCGGTGCGGGCTTAATTTCCTTTAATGAAGTCACCAATCGTCTGCGACAGGTGAATGCTGTATTAATCATTTCTACCCTCGGTGCGTCGATGGTGCTGTCTTTTGCGCTGCTGTGGAGTCAAATCAATGGACACGCTCCCTACAACCAAATGATCGATTGGGCATCGGCGGGTAACTTTCACCTGAAAATGGGTTATACGATCGATCACCTCAGTGCTTTAATGTCGGTTATCGTCACCACCGTGGCCTTTTTGGTGATGATTTATACCGATGGTTACATGGCCCACGACCCCGGTTATGTGCGTTTTTACGCCTATCTGAGCATTTTTAGCAGTTCTATGCTCGGTTTGGTCATCAGTCCCAACCTCGTCCAGATCTACGTTTTCTGGGAATTGGTGGGGATGTGTTCCTATCTGCTAGTAGGTTTCTGGTTCACTCGTCCGGCGGCCGCCGAGGCCTGTCAAAAAGCCTTCGTTACCAACCGCGTCGGCGATTTTGGCTTATTACTGGGAATGCTGGGTCTTTTCTGGGCCACCGGTAGCTTCGAGTTTGATATCATGGGTGAACGTCTAGAGGAATTAGTCTCTTCTGGAGCCATTGCCGGCAGTTTAGCGGCATTATTCGCCGTTTTAGTCTTCCTTGGACCCGTGGCCAAATCAGCCCAATTTCCCCTTCATGTCTGGCTACCGGATGCCATGGAAGGTCCGACCCCGATTTCGGCCCTGATTCACGCCGCCACCATGGTGGCCGCCGGAGTTTTCCTCATTGCTCGGATGTATCCCGTTTTTGAGCCAATTCCCACGGCGATGACGGTAATTGCTTGGACGGGGGCCTTTACCGCCTTCCTAGGGGCAAGTATCGCCCTCACCCAGAATGATATCAAAAAGGGTTTAGCCTATTCCACCATCTCCCAATTGGGTTACATGGTTATGGCTATGGGTATCGGTGCTTATAGTGCGGGGTTATTCCACCTGATGACCCACGCTTATTTTAAAGCGATGTTGTTCCTCGGTTCCGGTTCGGTCATCCACGGTATGGAGGATGTGGTCGGTCATGAGCCGGTTTTAGCGCAAGATATGCGGATGATGGGCGGTTTACGCAAGTATATGCCCATTACTGCCCTAACTTTCCTGGTGGGAACTCTGGCCATCTGTGGGATTCCTCCCTTCGCTGGTTTCTGGTCGAAGGATGAAATTCTCGGTTTAGCTTTTGAGGCGAACCCGTCCTTATGGTTAATCGGTTGGGCCACTGCGGGTTTAACAGCTTTTTATATGTTCCGGATGTACTTTAACACCTTTGAAGGGGAGTTTAGAGGTACTAATAAGGAGATTAAACGCCGACTGTTAGCCAATGCGGGTGCGATTCCCGCTTTTGGACCGGGGGCAATGAATGTTAAGCAATTAGACTCGGAAGCACAGGAAGAAGACAACCACGGCCATCATGCCCATGAACCCCACGAATCGCCAATTACGATGACTTTACCTCTAATGATTTTAGCGGTTCCTTCTTTGTTAATCGGTTTGGTGGGTAAACCTTGGCAGAATTTCTTCGAGGGTTTTATTCATGTTCCTAACGAAGTGGTGGAAGAAGTTCATGCTTTTGATTGGACAGAGTTTCTGATTATGGCGGGTAATTCGGTGGGGATTGCTTTAATCGGGATTACTGTCGCTTCTTTGATGTATCTCCAGAAGAAAATTGACCCCGCAACTATTGCCGAAAAATTCCCCGTTTTGTATCGTTTTTCCCTGAACAAATGGTACATTGATAATCTGTATGATCGAGTTTTCGTCCAGGGTTGTCGTCGTCTCGCGCGGCAAATTATGGAAGTGGATTATCGCGTTATCGATGGGGCAGTGAATTTAACTGGTTTAGCTACTCTTGTCAGTGGTGAAGGTCTCAAATACCTCGAAAATGGTCGCGCCCAATTCTACGCTTTAATTGTCTTTGCCGCAGTTTTGGGTTTGGTAATTGTCTATAGTCTGGTGTAA
- a CDS encoding MlaE family lipid ABC transporter permease subunit, translated as MKNLLAIFSKELSSWFRRCWLAVLLTGRVFYFLFTRKPDWRVTQEQMVAAGPASLIIAMITAAVIGMIFTIQVAREFQALGAGSMVGGILALALGRELCPIMMAIVVAGRVGSAFAAEIGTMKVTEQIDALYMLKTDPVEYLVLPRLIACCLMVPALSVMALLIGLGSGLLVGQSLYGIANSVFLDSVRGFLGVGDVLSGPVKGLVFGALIAIIGCNWGLTTDGGAKGVGQATTAAVVTMLLAIFVSNLLMTWILFQGSGNSSVLFGQ; from the coding sequence ATGAAGAATTTATTGGCGATTTTTAGCAAGGAATTAAGCTCTTGGTTTCGGCGCTGTTGGTTAGCGGTACTATTAACCGGCAGGGTTTTTTACTTCCTATTCACGCGCAAACCCGATTGGCGCGTCACCCAAGAACAAATGGTGGCAGCTGGGCCTGCTTCCCTGATTATCGCCATGATCACGGCTGCGGTGATCGGGATGATCTTTACCATTCAAGTGGCGCGGGAGTTCCAAGCCTTGGGCGCTGGCAGTATGGTGGGGGGAATTTTGGCCCTTGCTCTCGGTCGGGAACTCTGTCCGATTATGATGGCGATCGTGGTAGCCGGTCGGGTAGGATCGGCTTTTGCGGCGGAAATCGGTACCATGAAGGTGACAGAGCAGATCGACGCACTCTATATGCTCAAAACCGATCCCGTGGAATATCTGGTGCTGCCCCGTTTAATTGCCTGTTGTCTGATGGTTCCCGCTTTGAGTGTTATGGCGTTGCTGATCGGTTTAGGTAGCGGTTTGCTAGTCGGCCAAAGTTTATACGGGATTGCCAATTCAGTTTTTCTCGACTCGGTTCGCGGTTTTCTGGGTGTGGGAGATGTGCTGAGTGGACCGGTTAAAGGGTTGGTTTTTGGGGCTTTAATTGCGATTATCGGCTGTAATTGGGGTTTAACGACCGATGGCGGTGCTAAAGGAGTCGGCCAAGCTACGACCGCGGCCGTAGTCACTATGCTCTTAGCGATTTTTGTATCTAATCTGCTGATGACTTGGATCTTGTTCCAAGGATCTGGCAATAGTTCGGTTTTGTTTGGACAGTAA